From Triticum aestivum cultivar Chinese Spring chromosome 4A, IWGSC CS RefSeq v2.1, whole genome shotgun sequence, a single genomic window includes:
- the LOC123082410 gene encoding uncharacterized protein, which translates to MATPDEHADAEGLMGEHAEKEHADFEARVKRTIYIDHLSPVVTRQVIRAALSQCANVVSVEFIENYTIPYDIPAAALVELDDESQAKSAVDLMRDFPFIIGGMPRPVRASLARPEMFADRPSLPGSKMEFLWLKQGDPEYDGMSKLKSLAKRQEAENMALIKSILEEEKELAAQQQIMLDANYYKYDLLESIVQNGTIKNLAGHYRVNLFDS; encoded by the exons ATGGCGACACCCGACGAGCATGCCGATGCCGAGGGTCTGATGGGAGAACATGCTGAGAAGGAGCATGCCGATTTCGAGGCGAGGGTCAAGAGGACGATATACATCGACCACCTCTCCCCTGTGGTTACTCGCCAAGTTATCCGAGCAGCTCTTTCCCAGTGTGCGAATGTTGTCAGCGTGGAGTTCATTGAGAACTACACAATCCCGTACGACATCCCTGCCGCCGCGCTGGTGGAATTGGACGACGAGTCGCAGGCCAAGTCTGCTGTGGACTTGATGCGAGATTTCCCCTTCATAATCGGTGGAATGCCCAGGCCTGTCCGGGCTAGCTTGGCAAGGCCCGAAATGTTTGCTGATCGTCCTAGCCTGCCTGGCTCGAAGATGGAGTTCCTTTGGCTGAAACAAGGAGATCCGGAGTATGATGGGATGAGCAAGCTGAAGAGCCTTGCTAAGAGGCAGGAAGCAGAGAACATGGCGCTCATCAAG AGTATACTGGAGGAGGAGAAGGAACTGGCGGCTCAGCAGCAGATAATGCTTGACGCCAACTACTACAAGTACGACCTGCTCGAGAGTATCGTGCAAAACGGGACCATCAAGAACCTCGCTGGCCATTATAGGGTCAACTTGTTCGACAGCTGA